Proteins co-encoded in one Halorussus lipolyticus genomic window:
- the thsB gene encoding thermosome subunit beta codes for MSQRGQRMQGQPMIVMSEESQRVKDKDAQEHNISAARAVADAVRSTLGPKGMDKMLVDSMGDVTITNDGVTILKEMDIDNPTAEMIIEVAETQEDEAGDGTTTAVAVTGELLKNAEDLLEQDIHPTAIIKGFHLASEKAREEIDNVAEDIDTDDEELLRKVAETSMTGKGAELNKEALSEIIVNAVQQVTVEGTVDLEYVKTETQTGRAAGESELLKGAVISKDPVHDNMPKSAEDADILLLNEAVEIEETDVDTSVNIEDPDQLQNFLDQEEQQLREKVDKIVETGADVVFCQKGIDDMAQHYLAKEGILAVRRVKKSDIGFLKEVLGASVVSDLDSASADDLGTGDVTRDEGDELFYVEGEDSHGVTLLLRGSTDHVVDELERGVTDALDVVAQTVSDGRVVSGGGAIEVEVASRLRDYADSVSGREQLAVEAFADSLELVPRVLAENAGLDSIDTLVDLRSAHENGDERAGLNVHSGEVEDTLDAGVVEPAHAKEQAVSSATEAANLVLKIDDIISAGDLSTDKGDDEAGGPGGGMGGMGGMGGMGGAM; via the coding sequence ATGAGTCAGCGAGGACAGCGAATGCAAGGCCAGCCGATGATCGTAATGTCCGAGGAGTCCCAGCGCGTCAAGGACAAGGACGCCCAAGAACACAACATCAGCGCCGCCCGTGCGGTCGCTGATGCAGTTCGTTCGACGCTCGGACCCAAAGGGATGGACAAGATGCTCGTCGACTCGATGGGCGACGTGACCATCACGAACGACGGCGTGACCATCCTCAAGGAGATGGACATCGACAACCCGACGGCCGAGATGATTATCGAGGTCGCCGAAACGCAGGAAGACGAGGCCGGCGACGGCACCACCACGGCCGTCGCGGTCACGGGCGAACTCCTCAAGAACGCAGAAGACCTCCTCGAGCAGGACATCCACCCGACTGCCATCATCAAAGGCTTCCACCTCGCCAGCGAGAAGGCCCGCGAGGAGATCGACAACGTCGCCGAGGACATCGACACCGACGACGAGGAACTCCTCCGCAAGGTCGCCGAGACCTCCATGACCGGCAAGGGCGCGGAACTCAACAAGGAAGCCCTCAGCGAAATCATCGTCAACGCGGTCCAGCAGGTCACTGTCGAGGGTACGGTCGACCTCGAATACGTCAAGACCGAGACCCAGACCGGTCGCGCCGCGGGCGAGTCCGAACTCCTCAAGGGCGCGGTCATCAGCAAGGACCCCGTCCACGACAACATGCCCAAGAGCGCCGAGGACGCCGACATCCTCCTGCTCAACGAGGCCGTCGAAATCGAGGAGACCGACGTTGACACCAGCGTCAACATCGAGGACCCCGACCAGCTTCAGAACTTCCTCGACCAAGAGGAGCAACAGCTCCGCGAGAAGGTCGACAAAATCGTCGAGACCGGCGCTGACGTGGTGTTCTGCCAGAAGGGCATCGACGACATGGCCCAGCACTACCTCGCCAAGGAAGGCATCCTCGCTGTCCGCCGCGTCAAGAAGTCCGACATCGGCTTCCTCAAGGAAGTCCTCGGCGCGAGCGTCGTCTCGGACCTCGACAGCGCCTCGGCCGACGACCTCGGCACGGGCGACGTGACCCGAGACGAGGGCGACGAACTGTTCTACGTCGAAGGCGAGGACAGTCACGGCGTCACCCTCCTCCTGCGCGGTTCGACCGACCACGTGGTTGACGAACTCGAACGTGGCGTCACCGACGCCCTCGACGTCGTGGCCCAGACCGTCTCGGACGGCCGCGTCGTCTCCGGCGGCGGTGCCATCGAGGTCGAAGTCGCCAGTCGCCTCCGCGACTACGCCGACTCCGTCTCCGGCCGCGAACAGCTGGCCGTCGAGGCGTTCGCTGACTCGCTCGAACTCGTCCCGCGCGTCCTCGCCGAGAACGCGGGTCTGGACTCCATCGACACCCTCGTTGACCTGCGCTCGGCCCACGAGAACGGCGACGAGCGCGCTGGCCTGAACGTCCACAGCGGCGAAGTCGAGGACACCCTCGACGCGGGCGTCGTGGAACCTGCCCACGCCAAGGAGCAGGCCGTCTCCAGTGCCACCGAGGCCGCGAACCTCGTGCTCAAAATCGACGACATCATCTCCGCCGGTGACCTGTCCACCGACAAGGGCGACGACGAGGCAGGCGGCCCCGGCGGCGGCATGGGCGGCATGGGCGGTATGGGTGGCATGGGCGGCGCAATGTGA
- a CDS encoding ornithine cyclodeaminase family protein, translated as MDTLLLNQDAVDENTQMPDVIRAVEDAFAAYARGDAQMPAKSYIDLPQYNGDFRSMPAYLEADDWDAAGIKWVNVHPDNPENFDLPTVMGTMVYSNPETAFPLAIMDGTELTMKRTGAAAAVATDYLAVDDATTMGIIGAGVQSYTQLEAISEVRPISEVVVSDLDEERVADFIEYFEDDFEVRAGSIEEAAQCDVLSTVTPVEDPIVTREAIGEHTHVNAMGADAEGKHELADEILLDAKLVIDDHAQTTHSGEINVPYHEGVLTDDDIYGEVGDIVVADLEGRTDEDGITVFDSTGLAIQDVAAAHVVYEHADENDNGYPFDLIGTGTQ; from the coding sequence ATGGACACGCTCCTGCTGAATCAGGACGCCGTAGACGAGAACACGCAGATGCCGGACGTAATCCGAGCAGTCGAGGACGCCTTCGCGGCCTACGCCCGAGGAGACGCCCAGATGCCAGCCAAGTCCTACATCGACCTGCCCCAGTACAACGGGGACTTCCGGTCGATGCCGGCCTACCTCGAAGCCGACGACTGGGACGCCGCCGGAATCAAGTGGGTCAACGTCCACCCCGACAACCCCGAGAACTTCGACCTGCCGACCGTGATGGGTACGATGGTCTACTCGAACCCCGAGACCGCCTTCCCGCTGGCCATCATGGACGGGACCGAACTCACGATGAAGCGGACCGGCGCGGCCGCCGCCGTCGCCACCGACTACCTCGCAGTCGACGACGCGACGACGATGGGAATCATCGGCGCTGGCGTCCAATCGTACACCCAACTCGAAGCCATCTCGGAGGTCCGACCCATCTCTGAGGTCGTCGTCAGCGACTTGGACGAGGAGCGCGTCGCCGACTTCATCGAGTACTTCGAGGACGACTTCGAGGTGCGCGCTGGTTCCATCGAGGAGGCCGCCCAGTGTGACGTGCTTTCGACGGTCACGCCGGTCGAGGACCCCATCGTCACCCGCGAGGCCATCGGCGAACACACCCACGTCAACGCGATGGGCGCTGACGCCGAGGGCAAGCACGAACTCGCCGACGAGATTCTGCTGGACGCCAAACTGGTCATCGACGACCACGCCCAGACCACCCACTCGGGCGAAATCAACGTCCCGTACCACGAGGGCGTCCTGACCGACGACGACATCTACGGCGAAGTCGGCGACATCGTGGTCGCCGACTTAGAGGGCCGCACCGACGAGGACGGCATCACCGTCTTCGACAGCACGGGTCTCGCCATTCAGGACGTTGCCGCCGCCCACGTCGTCTACGAACACGCCGACGAGAACGACAACGGCTACCCCTTCGACCTCATCGGCACCGGCACCCAGTAG
- a CDS encoding DUF7535 family protein codes for MSGDSDDGDDSVVPEPAKKVVRSVTPAYRGRPDAEMTTIGIAYFLGLVILLIPFLPFIVVVWVISKITGYFARKAPTEELPGGGSR; via the coding sequence ATGAGTGGGGATTCCGACGACGGAGACGACAGCGTGGTGCCCGAACCGGCGAAGAAGGTCGTGCGGTCGGTGACGCCGGCCTACCGCGGTCGGCCCGACGCCGAGATGACGACCATCGGCATCGCGTACTTTCTCGGACTGGTCATCCTGCTGATTCCGTTCTTGCCGTTCATCGTGGTCGTCTGGGTCATCTCGAAAATCACGGGCTACTTCGCCCGGAAAGCGCCAACCGAGGAGTTGCCGGGCGGCGGGTCTCGGTAG
- the leuS gene encoding leucine--tRNA ligase — MSYDPREIETKWQDRWAQEGRYEVDPEDEEATFITVPYPYPSGGMHIGHARTYTVPDVYARYRRLQGDNVLFPIAWHVTGTPIIGAVERLKKGEEDQLSVLKDTYEVPEDTLSDLETPMGFARYFIEEHYKKNMKSLGLSIDWRREFTTNDDRYSKFITWQYQTLKDRGLLEKGLHPVKYCTEEKNPVTTHDLLEGEEAEFQEYTLVKFGWDSEARSASDASGDEPRATVTVPMATLRPETVYGVTNAYIDPDADYVEATVEGERWFVSESAAEKFRLQERDIEVHDHFAGEELVGERVTNPVTGDDVLVLPADFVDADNATGVVMSVPAHSPDDWMALQEAKQDDARMEEYGIDPAEVEAIEPKAIIDVEEYGEFPAKDAVEEHGIDSSDDPALEDATQEVYNREFHGGRLKEMYGDYAGEVVEDVRDELKADFESRGSFDSMQEFSEEVICRCGGDVEVAKQETWFLRYNDQDWKAKTKRAVEQLDAIPENTREQYDHTIDWLNEWPAIRNYGLGTRLPWDEEFVIEPLSDSTIYMSYYTIAHRLEDVPPEEMDRHFFDTLFFGPEEVENPDETALELREEWDYWYPVDYRCSGNDLISNHLTFFLYHHAELFEEPKWPQGITVMGMGLLEGQKMSSSKGHVVLPSEAIEEYGSDTVRFFLLNSAEPWQDYDWRAEQVESTQDQLGRFWTRAQEIIEGDEGEKELKHIDNWLLSKLQDTVRDVTDAMENFETRSASQSAFYRFDEHLKWYRKRADLDRPGAKWTLREVLRTRLRLLAPFVPFMATELHEQLTGDAIAEAEWPEPDPEFEYDRVEFEETLVEDLTEDVRDIVDVTDTNPDTIRVYVAGDWKRTVLEEVVESGPDVGAVMGKVMQHEGLRERGNEVNDLVQELVEFVRERPDDEVEVMADVSDREQSVYDNARAFFEREFDAEVEIYTEGEDAYDPADKAGNAVPFRPAIHLE, encoded by the coding sequence ATGAGCTACGACCCGCGGGAAATCGAGACGAAGTGGCAGGACCGCTGGGCACAGGAGGGCCGGTACGAGGTGGACCCCGAAGACGAGGAGGCCACCTTCATCACGGTCCCCTATCCCTACCCCAGCGGCGGGATGCACATCGGCCACGCCCGGACCTACACGGTACCGGACGTGTACGCCCGATACCGACGCCTACAGGGCGACAACGTGCTGTTCCCCATCGCGTGGCACGTCACGGGCACCCCCATCATCGGCGCGGTCGAGCGCCTGAAGAAGGGCGAGGAGGACCAACTTTCCGTCCTGAAAGACACTTACGAGGTCCCCGAGGACACCCTGTCGGACCTCGAAACACCCATGGGCTTCGCCCGCTACTTCATCGAGGAACACTACAAGAAGAACATGAAGTCGTTGGGGCTGTCCATCGACTGGCGGCGCGAGTTCACCACCAACGACGACCGCTACTCGAAGTTCATCACGTGGCAGTACCAGACCCTCAAAGACCGCGGCCTGCTGGAGAAGGGCCTGCACCCGGTCAAGTACTGCACCGAGGAGAAGAACCCGGTCACGACCCACGACCTGCTGGAGGGTGAAGAAGCCGAGTTCCAAGAGTACACGCTGGTCAAATTCGGTTGGGATAGCGAGGCGCGAAGCGCCTCGGACGCGAGCGGTGACGAACCGCGAGCGACTGTCACGGTCCCGATGGCGACCCTGCGCCCCGAAACCGTCTACGGTGTCACCAACGCCTACATCGACCCCGACGCCGATTACGTCGAGGCCACCGTGGAGGGCGAACGCTGGTTCGTCTCGGAGTCTGCCGCCGAGAAGTTCCGACTCCAAGAGCGCGACATCGAGGTCCACGACCACTTCGCCGGCGAGGAGTTAGTCGGCGAGCGCGTCACCAATCCCGTCACGGGCGACGACGTGCTGGTCCTGCCCGCCGACTTCGTGGACGCCGACAACGCCACTGGCGTCGTGATGTCCGTCCCGGCCCACAGCCCCGACGACTGGATGGCTCTGCAGGAAGCGAAGCAGGACGACGCTCGGATGGAGGAGTACGGCATCGACCCCGCCGAAGTCGAAGCCATCGAACCCAAGGCCATCATCGACGTCGAGGAGTACGGCGAGTTCCCCGCAAAGGATGCGGTCGAAGAACACGGCATCGACTCGTCGGACGACCCCGCGCTGGAGGACGCCACCCAAGAGGTCTACAACCGCGAGTTCCACGGCGGGCGTCTCAAGGAGATGTACGGCGACTACGCGGGCGAAGTCGTCGAGGACGTGCGCGACGAACTCAAGGCCGACTTCGAGTCCCGCGGGTCGTTCGACTCGATGCAGGAGTTCAGCGAGGAGGTCATCTGTCGGTGCGGCGGCGACGTAGAGGTCGCCAAGCAGGAAACGTGGTTCCTGCGCTACAACGACCAAGACTGGAAGGCCAAGACCAAGCGCGCGGTCGAACAACTCGACGCCATCCCGGAGAACACCCGCGAGCAGTACGACCACACCATCGACTGGTTGAACGAGTGGCCCGCCATCCGGAACTACGGGCTTGGCACCCGCCTGCCGTGGGACGAGGAGTTCGTCATCGAACCCCTGTCGGACTCCACCATCTACATGTCCTACTACACCATCGCCCACCGCCTCGAAGACGTGCCCCCCGAGGAGATGGACCGCCACTTCTTCGACACCCTCTTTTTCGGTCCCGAGGAGGTCGAAAATCCCGACGAAACCGCGCTGGAACTGCGCGAGGAGTGGGACTACTGGTACCCGGTTGACTACCGGTGTTCGGGCAACGACCTCATCAGCAACCACCTGACGTTCTTCCTCTACCACCACGCAGAGCTGTTCGAGGAACCCAAGTGGCCCCAAGGTATCACCGTGATGGGTATGGGCCTGCTGGAGGGACAAAAGATGTCCTCCTCGAAGGGTCACGTCGTCCTACCGAGCGAGGCCATCGAGGAGTACGGGTCCGACACGGTTCGGTTCTTCCTGCTGAACTCCGCGGAACCGTGGCAGGACTACGACTGGCGGGCCGAACAGGTCGAGAGTACGCAGGACCAACTGGGTCGGTTCTGGACTCGCGCCCAAGAAATCATCGAGGGCGACGAGGGAGAGAAGGAACTCAAGCACATCGACAACTGGCTCCTGTCGAAGCTACAGGATACGGTCCGCGACGTGACCGACGCGATGGAGAACTTCGAGACGCGCTCGGCGAGTCAGTCCGCGTTCTACCGCTTCGACGAACACCTGAAGTGGTACCGCAAGCGCGCCGACTTGGACCGCCCCGGTGCGAAGTGGACCCTCCGAGAGGTCCTGCGGACTCGCCTGCGCCTGCTGGCTCCCTTCGTCCCGTTCATGGCGACCGAACTCCACGAGCAGTTGACCGGCGACGCCATCGCCGAGGCCGAGTGGCCCGAACCGGACCCCGAGTTCGAGTACGACCGCGTCGAGTTCGAGGAGACGCTGGTCGAGGACCTGACCGAGGACGTGCGCGACATCGTGGACGTGACCGACACGAATCCCGACACCATCCGGGTCTACGTCGCTGGCGACTGGAAGCGCACCGTGCTGGAAGAAGTGGTCGAGTCCGGTCCCGACGTGGGCGCGGTCATGGGCAAGGTCATGCAACACGAGGGACTCCGCGAGCGCGGCAACGAGGTCAACGACCTCGTGCAGGAACTGGTCGAGTTCGTCCGCGAGCGCCCCGACGACGAGGTTGAGGTCATGGCCGACGTGAGCGACCGCGAGCAGTCGGTCTACGACAACGCTCGGGCCTTCTTCGAACGCGAGTTCGACGCCGAGGTCGAAATCTACACCGAGGGCGAGGACGCCTACGACCCCGCCGACAAGGCCGGGAACGCGGTGCCCTTCCGCCCGGCGATTCATCTGGAGTAG
- a CDS encoding OsmC family protein, producing MAPETIQHGVDLEQYGAFIEDATKNPNDVMLGLGARGIAEGRAMHSLAKLGDYTYGGDEIHSETRDYSLQLGAFKRVEADAGFVDPADRPEPIEVALAALTGCINATLGLVAMENEIELDGLETDVNATFDPRAFFGIEETGEAGDVYDDISIDIAVSGPGLTDEDAETLREGVARSPVFNLFSHSREMSPEVSLQDERAVA from the coding sequence ATGGCTCCAGAGACCATACAGCACGGCGTAGACCTAGAACAGTACGGCGCGTTCATTGAGGACGCGACGAAGAACCCGAACGACGTGATGCTCGGCCTCGGCGCGCGCGGCATCGCCGAGGGGCGCGCGATGCACTCGCTGGCGAAACTCGGAGACTACACGTACGGCGGCGACGAGATACACAGCGAGACCCGCGATTACAGCCTCCAACTCGGCGCGTTCAAGCGAGTCGAGGCCGACGCGGGATTCGTGGACCCCGCGGACCGACCGGAACCCATCGAGGTCGCGCTGGCGGCGCTCACCGGGTGCATCAACGCGACCCTCGGACTGGTCGCCATGGAGAACGAAATCGAACTCGACGGCCTCGAAACCGACGTTAACGCGACCTTCGACCCGCGGGCGTTCTTCGGCATCGAGGAGACCGGTGAGGCCGGTGACGTGTACGACGACATCAGCATCGACATCGCAGTAAGTGGTCCGGGCCTCACCGACGAGGACGCCGAGACGCTCCGCGAGGGCGTGGCCCGCTCGCCGGTGTTCAACCTCTTCTCGCACTCCCGCGAGATGTCGCCGGAAGTGAGCCTACAGGACGAGCGAGCGGTCGCGTAG
- a CDS encoding peroxiredoxin, which produces MTLETGADAPEIEATNQRGETIELDFSEPTVLYFYPRDDTPGCTTEAEQFDAELESYRDAGVSVFGVSTDDVESHEEFAEKYELRFDLLADPEGDIADAFDVDTSRGAAERTTFVLADGEIKAVYEGVNPDGHARDVLGDMLDEGLVGLE; this is translated from the coding sequence ATGACGCTCGAAACCGGCGCGGACGCACCCGAAATCGAGGCCACGAACCAGCGCGGAGAGACCATCGAACTCGACTTTTCGGAGCCGACGGTCCTCTATTTTTACCCGCGGGACGACACCCCCGGTTGTACCACCGAGGCCGAGCAGTTCGACGCGGAACTGGAGAGCTACCGCGACGCGGGCGTCTCGGTGTTCGGGGTTTCGACCGACGACGTAGAGAGCCACGAGGAGTTCGCCGAGAAGTACGAACTCCGGTTCGACCTGCTGGCCGACCCCGAGGGCGACATCGCCGATGCTTTCGACGTAGACACCTCCCGTGGTGCGGCCGAGCGCACCACCTTCGTCCTCGCGGACGGCGAGATTAAGGCGGTCTACGAGGGCGTCAACCCCGACGGCCACGCCCGCGACGTGCTGGGCGACATGCTGGACGAGGGCTTGGTGGGCTTGGAATAA
- the hsp14 gene encoding archaeal heat shock protein Hsp14, whose protein sequence is MAGRRNPFEEIEEMMNRMSRQFEESMGGSDLSELAGQRGGTSVDVAERDDEFVVTADLPGYEKDDIDVTLRGDQLRIDAEREQASEEGDESEEGRYLRKERRHQSVSRSIDLPEDVDDEGVSARFQNGVLTVTLPKVSAGDEDSRQIDIS, encoded by the coding sequence ATGGCAGGACGCAGAAATCCGTTCGAGGAGATAGAGGAGATGATGAACCGCATGAGCCGCCAGTTCGAGGAGTCGATGGGTGGCTCGGACCTGAGCGAGTTAGCCGGCCAGCGCGGCGGGACGTCGGTAGACGTGGCCGAGCGAGACGACGAGTTCGTCGTGACCGCCGACTTGCCGGGGTACGAAAAGGACGACATCGACGTGACGCTCCGGGGCGACCAACTCCGAATCGACGCCGAGCGCGAGCAGGCCAGCGAGGAGGGCGACGAGAGCGAGGAAGGTCGGTACCTGCGAAAGGAGCGCCGCCACCAGTCGGTGAGTCGCTCGATTGACTTGCCCGAGGACGTGGACGACGAGGGCGTCTCCGCCCGGTTCCAAAACGGCGTCCTCACCGTGACCCTGCCGAAGGTGAGCGCGGGCGACGAGGATTCGCGTCAAATCGACATCAGTTAA